A stretch of the Phyllopteryx taeniolatus isolate TA_2022b chromosome 5, UOR_Ptae_1.2, whole genome shotgun sequence genome encodes the following:
- the LOC133478056 gene encoding mucin-2-like encodes MNVSRCLLALFVVVRRAESHCSPTSYYKNCWVRSFPGVLVDTEASEKRGARLLRIYREESALTCSRSCCLSRNASCNVAVFHHDGSQDNCCHLHCPALESCIVNRSTNAVLYNITHGMDPDLLVFGKHLTSHAHVGHVNASDLLPLDKRQFFHPPPPVATLKPTTSGTTGTPKTTRRPSTVTLKPPSSAITTFQITITPPSSQTTPFGPYRVPTPPTLPPTTTTDRPQTSSTSTGGDLRSQTLVKGPDTNDPSTQTWVKEQETSDLSAQLSVKEHDTDDLNTQLSVKKRDTKEPSTPTSVKERNTNDLSNHSVTERDTKDPSTQSSVKVEDINNLSTQTWFKERDTKDLSTQISVKEQTKNDPSTQLLVKERETKDLSTGLSVKEQNTNDPSTQTWFKKRHTNNLSTKSPVKKQDKNDPSTQTSVKERDTNNLSTQTSVKEQNTNYQSTQTLIKKEDTNDLSTQTSVKEQGTNNPSTQTSFQERDGNNLRTQTSDKERGSTPGGEDTSPDLRPGYHGLPVVLVTCVAVLLGCSVWMLASWRMKRRRMECYRTSGRRRATREIKYELVVEGNN; translated from the exons ATGAACGTCTCACGGTGCTTGCTGGCCCTTTTTGTTGTGGTACGCCGGGCCGAGTCTCACTGCTCGCCCACTTCTTACTACAAAAACTGCTGGGTTCGGAGCTTCCCGGGAGTCCTCGTGGACACGGAGGCGTCCGAGAAGCGAGGGGCGCGGCTGCTGAGGATTTACCGGGAGGAGAGCGCGCTGACATGCAGCCGCAGTTGCTGCCTGAGCCGAAATG CATCTTGTAACGTGGCCGTGTTTCACCATGACGGCTCGCAAGACAACTGTTGCCATTTGCACTGTCCAGCTTTGGAGAGCTGCATCGTAAACCGCAGCACTAATGCTGTCCTCTACAACATCACCCACG GTATGGATCCAGACCTGTTGGTGTTTGGCAAACACCTGACCTCCCACGCCCACGTGGGTCACGTCAACGCCTCTGACCTGCTTCCCTTGGACAAGCGACAATTCTTTCATCCACCTCCGCCTGTTGCCACCCTTAAACCAACCACCTCCGGCACCACTGGCACTCCCAAAACCACCAGGAGACCCTCAACAGTCACTCTGAAACCTCCCTCATCAGCCATCACCACATTCCAGATAACCATAACTCCTCCATCCTCCCAAACCACCCCCTTTGGTCCTTACCGTGTCCCAACACCTCCTACCTTACCGCCCACAACTACCACCGACCGTCCTCAGACATCCTCTACGTCCACAGGCGGCGATCTGAGGAGCCAAACTTTGGTTAAAGGCCCAGACACCAATGATCCGAGCACCCAAACATGGGTTAAAGAACAAGAAACCAGTGATCTGAGTGCCCAATTGTCTGTTAAAGAGCATGACACCGATGATTTGAACACCCAATTGTCAGTTAAAAAGCGAGACACCAAGGAACCGAGCACCCCCACATCGGTTAAAGAGCGAAACACAAATGATCTGAGCAACCACTCGGTTACAGAGCGAGACACTAAGGATCCGAGCACCCAATCATCTGTTAAAGTGGAAGACATCAACAATCTGAGCACCCAAACATGGTTTAAAGAGCGAGACACCAAAGATCTGAGCACCCAGATATCTGTTAAAGAGCAAACCAAAAATGATCCAAGCACCCAATTGTTGgttaaagagagagagacaaaggaTCTGAGCACTGGATTGTCTGTTAAAGAGCAAAACACCAACGATCCGAGCACCCAAACATGGTTTAAAAAGCGACACACTAACAATCTGAGCACCAAATCGCCAGTTAAAAAGCAAGACAAAAATGATCCAAGTACACAAACATCAGTTAAAGAGCGAGACACCAACAATCTGAGCACCCAAACATCAGTTAAAGAGCAAAACACAAATTATCAGAGCACCCAAACGTTGATTAAAAAGGAAGACACCAATGATTTGAGCACCCAAACGTCGGTTAAAGAGCAGGGCACTAACAATCCGAGTACCCAGACGTCATTTCAAGAGCGAGACGGTAACAATTTGAGGACCCAAACGTCGGATAAGGAACGAGGTTCAACGCCGGGTGGAGAAGACACCTCGCCGGATTTAAGACCCGGGTATCACGGCCTGCCGGTTGTGCTGGTCACCTGTGTTGCGGTATTGCTGGGCTGTTCCGTCTGGATGCTTGCAAGctggaggatgaagaggaggaggatggaatGCTACCGGACGTCCGGGAGAAGACGGGCCACGCGTGAGATCAAGTATGAGCTGGTCGTAGAGGGTAACAACTAA